A portion of the Streptomyces erythrochromogenes genome contains these proteins:
- a CDS encoding bifunctional class I SAM-dependent methyltransferase/N-acetyltransferase, with the protein MTDDFGDAGNTDNAFFEAFLTLHHGLPRQAPGSDASTRALLSLCGPLPRRPRVLDLGCGPGRSALLLAAEAGGHGQDGAEVTAVDLHGPFLDELRTAAAARGLADRVRTVEADMNALPAEEVAEGSFDLVWAEGSAYIAGFDTALARWKRLLAPGGTLVLTECEWTAAEPSAGARAFWDAQYPLRSTAANVAAAQSAGYRVLGVHPLPDSDWDEYYGPLAERVRDRAGDGSPAMARALAATREELGVRARHGHEYGYTGYVLRPVEAGDGAAWPARPETAADTAAVRAVNLAAFETPLEADLVDALRADGSWLAGLSYVAEAPDGSVAAHALLTRCEVGGAPALALAPVAVDPAYQRSGAGSSVVRALLAAARERGESLVLVLGHPSYYPRFGFTAASRFGIRAPFEVPDEAMMALVLDGSVPVPAGTITYPAPFGV; encoded by the coding sequence TTGACCGACGACTTCGGCGATGCCGGTAACACCGACAACGCCTTCTTCGAGGCTTTTCTCACTCTCCACCACGGACTGCCCCGACAGGCTCCGGGCTCCGACGCGAGCACCCGCGCCCTGCTGTCCCTGTGCGGACCGCTGCCCCGGCGGCCCCGCGTCCTCGACCTGGGCTGCGGTCCGGGCCGCAGCGCGCTGCTGCTCGCCGCCGAAGCGGGCGGGCACGGCCAGGACGGCGCCGAGGTGACCGCCGTGGACCTGCACGGCCCCTTCCTCGACGAGCTCCGCACGGCCGCCGCGGCCCGCGGGCTCGCCGACCGGGTCCGCACCGTCGAGGCGGACATGAACGCGCTTCCCGCCGAGGAGGTCGCAGAGGGCTCCTTCGACCTCGTGTGGGCGGAGGGCTCCGCCTACATCGCGGGCTTCGACACCGCGCTCGCGCGGTGGAAGCGGCTCCTCGCCCCGGGCGGCACCCTCGTGCTGACCGAGTGCGAGTGGACGGCCGCGGAGCCGTCCGCCGGAGCGCGCGCCTTCTGGGACGCGCAGTACCCGCTGCGCTCCACCGCCGCCAACGTCGCGGCCGCCCAGTCCGCCGGCTACCGGGTCCTCGGCGTGCACCCGCTGCCCGACTCCGACTGGGACGAGTACTACGGCCCGCTCGCCGAGCGGGTCCGCGACCGCGCCGGGGACGGCTCCCCCGCCATGGCGCGGGCGCTGGCCGCCACCCGCGAGGAGCTCGGCGTACGGGCCCGCCACGGGCACGAGTACGGCTACACCGGCTATGTCCTGCGGCCGGTGGAGGCCGGCGACGGCGCCGCCTGGCCGGCCCGGCCGGAGACCGCGGCGGACACCGCCGCGGTACGGGCGGTCAACCTGGCCGCCTTCGAGACCCCGCTGGAGGCGGATCTCGTGGACGCGCTCCGCGCGGACGGCTCCTGGCTGGCCGGGCTGTCGTACGTGGCCGAGGCCCCCGACGGGTCGGTCGCGGCGCACGCCCTGCTCACCCGGTGCGAGGTCGGCGGCGCCCCGGCACTGGCGCTCGCCCCGGTGGCCGTCGATCCGGCGTACCAGCGCTCGGGGGCGGGGAGCTCCGTCGTGCGTGCGCTGCTCGCGGCGGCCCGGGAGCGGGGGGAGTCGCTGGTGCTGGTCCTGGGGCACCCGTCGTACTACCCGCGCTTCGGCTTCACGGCGGCGTCGCGCTTCGGGATCCGGGCGCCCTTCGAGGTTCCGGACGAGGCGATGATGGCGCTGGTGCTGGACGGTTCCGTCCCGGTCCCGGCGGGAACGATCACGTATCCGGCTCCGTTCGGAGTCTGA
- the idi gene encoding isopentenyl-diphosphate Delta-isomerase — protein MPTTPATAANSASNGTGTQEPIMLELVDESGNTIGTAEKLSAHQAPGQLHRAFSVFLFDEQGRLLLQQRALGKYHSPGVWSNTCCGHPYPGESPFAAAARRTHEELGLSPSLLAQAGTVRYNHPDPASGLVEQEFNHLFVGLAQAAVRPDPEEVEDTAFVTSEELAKRHAEVPFSAWFMTVLDAARPAIRELTGDAAGW, from the coding sequence ATGCCGACCACACCAGCCACCGCCGCGAACAGCGCGTCCAACGGCACCGGTACTCAAGAACCGATCATGCTCGAACTGGTCGACGAGTCCGGCAACACCATCGGCACGGCGGAGAAGCTCTCCGCCCATCAGGCGCCCGGGCAGCTGCACCGGGCGTTCTCCGTGTTCCTGTTCGACGAGCAGGGCCGTCTGCTGCTCCAGCAGCGGGCCCTCGGCAAGTACCACTCGCCGGGCGTCTGGTCGAACACCTGTTGCGGTCACCCGTATCCCGGGGAGTCGCCGTTCGCGGCCGCGGCCCGGCGGACCCACGAGGAGCTGGGGCTGTCGCCCTCGCTGCTCGCGCAGGCGGGAACGGTTCGCTACAACCACCCGGACCCCGCGTCGGGCCTCGTGGAGCAGGAGTTCAATCACCTGTTCGTGGGACTTGCTCAGGCTGCCGTGCGGCCGGACCCGGAGGAGGTCGAGGACACCGCCTTCGTCACCTCCGAGGAGCTGGCGAAGCGGCACGCCGAGGTGCCGTTCTCGGCCTGGTTCATGACCGTGCTGGACGCGGCGCGGCCCGCGATCCGCGAGCTGACCGGCGACGCGGCGGGCTGGTAG
- a CDS encoding ATP-binding protein gives MDASGSGPRAREGLPEAPADPLAYEGVWRFTAPAVEESVPQARRAVRDLLGRQGVPAHQDLVYSLLLIVSELVTNSVRHAALLSPEVAVEVAIGREWVRVAVEDNHPYRPKALEADFGQTGGRGLLLVREITLEAGGVCDVEHTSTGGKVIWAALPLATPPTVR, from the coding sequence ATGGACGCCAGCGGGAGCGGCCCACGAGCCAGGGAAGGTCTGCCGGAGGCCCCGGCAGACCCCCTCGCCTACGAGGGCGTGTGGAGGTTCACCGCTCCCGCCGTAGAAGAATCCGTTCCGCAGGCCCGCCGGGCCGTCCGGGACCTGCTCGGGCGCCAGGGGGTGCCGGCCCATCAGGACCTCGTGTACTCCCTGCTCCTGATCGTCTCCGAACTGGTGACGAACTCGGTCCGGCACGCCGCCCTGCTCTCGCCCGAGGTCGCGGTCGAGGTCGCGATCGGCCGCGAGTGGGTACGGGTCGCCGTCGAGGACAACCACCCCTACCGCCCCAAGGCGCTGGAGGCCGACTTCGGCCAGACCGGCGGCCGCGGCCTGCTGCTCGTCCGGGAGATCACCCTGGAGGCCGGCGGGGTCTGCGACGTCGAGCACACCTCGACCGGCGGCAAGGTCATCTGGGCGGCCCTCCCGCTCGCCACCCCGCCGACCGTCCGCTGA
- a CDS encoding HdeD family acid-resistance protein, protein MGADRQEKKKVNRSFGLMAVLGVLLVLAGLVGLVYTGLATLTSMFLFGWLLLIGGVVGLVQAVQSRGSSYFWLAVIVAAINIAAGFVILRRPEASAEALTMFAALLFLTGGLFRLVGALVVRGANFGLALVQGAFGVLLGFLILSNWPGNSLYVIGTFFSLALLFDGLSLIAMGMGARRILGLVREDEPGTEAGAAQGTREADEKRPAEDQEQTNN, encoded by the coding sequence ATGGGCGCAGACCGTCAGGAGAAGAAGAAGGTCAACCGCAGCTTCGGGCTGATGGCCGTGCTCGGGGTGCTCCTCGTGCTCGCCGGCCTGGTCGGTCTGGTCTACACGGGCCTCGCCACGCTCACCTCGATGTTCCTCTTCGGCTGGCTGCTGCTCATCGGCGGCGTGGTCGGGCTGGTGCAGGCGGTGCAGTCGCGGGGGAGCAGCTACTTCTGGCTCGCCGTCATCGTCGCTGCGATCAACATCGCGGCGGGCTTCGTGATCCTGCGGCGCCCCGAGGCGAGCGCCGAGGCGCTGACCATGTTCGCGGCCCTGCTCTTCCTCACCGGGGGACTGTTCCGGCTGGTCGGCGCGCTGGTGGTGCGCGGAGCCAACTTCGGGCTCGCGCTCGTCCAGGGTGCCTTCGGCGTGCTGCTGGGCTTCCTGATCCTCTCCAACTGGCCCGGCAACAGTCTGTACGTGATCGGAACCTTCTTCTCGCTCGCCCTGCTGTTCGACGGCCTGAGCCTCATCGCGATGGGCATGGGAGCTCGGCGCATCCTGGGGTTGGTCAGGGAAGACGAGCCGGGGACGGAAGCCGGCGCCGCGCAGGGGACGCGCGAGGCGGACGAGAAGCGTCCGGCAGAAGATCAGGAACAGACCAACAACTGA
- a CDS encoding enoyl-CoA hydratase/isomerase family protein: MEATLLHTVSDGVATVVVSHPAKRNAMTAAMWRALPGLLDGLAGDPAVRVLVLTGAGPTFCAGADISSLTGGEDPRALAVAAEEALAAFPKPTLAAIRGFCVGGGSQLAAACDLRFAEEGASFGVTPAKLGIVYPASSTRRLASLVGPAWAKYLLFSAELIGAEQALRAGFLNELLPAGQLDKRVAEFTRVLAARSQLTQAAAKEFADGRTDRDGYWEEQAAGSDDTAEGVAAFLERRAPRFTWTP, from the coding sequence CTGGAAGCAACCCTCCTGCACACGGTCTCCGACGGGGTCGCCACCGTCGTCGTCTCGCACCCCGCCAAGCGCAACGCCATGACCGCCGCGATGTGGCGGGCGCTGCCCGGGCTGCTGGACGGCCTGGCGGGCGACCCGGCCGTACGGGTGCTCGTCCTCACCGGAGCCGGGCCGACGTTCTGCGCGGGCGCCGACATCTCCTCCCTCACCGGCGGCGAGGACCCGCGGGCCCTCGCCGTGGCGGCCGAGGAGGCCCTGGCGGCCTTCCCGAAGCCGACGCTGGCGGCGATCCGCGGGTTCTGCGTCGGCGGCGGCAGCCAGCTGGCGGCCGCCTGCGACCTGCGTTTCGCCGAGGAGGGGGCGTCCTTCGGGGTCACCCCGGCGAAGCTGGGCATCGTCTACCCGGCGTCCTCCACCCGCAGGCTCGCCTCCCTGGTCGGCCCGGCCTGGGCCAAGTACCTCCTCTTCTCCGCGGAGCTGATAGGGGCGGAGCAGGCGCTGCGCGCCGGGTTCCTGAACGAGCTGCTGCCGGCCGGTCAGCTGGACAAGCGCGTGGCCGAGTTCACGAGGGTCCTCGCCGCCCGCTCGCAGCTGACGCAGGCGGCGGCCAAGGAATTCGCCGACGGCCGCACGGACCGGGACGGGTACTGGGAGGAGCAGGCGGCCGGAAGCGACGACACCGCCGAGGGCGTCGCCGCGTTCCTGGAGCGCCGGGCGCCCCGCTTCACCTGGACCCCGTGA
- a CDS encoding DJ-1/PfpI family protein — MQIAVLLYDHFTALDAIGPFDTLGRLTDAEVVFVSERPGPVRTDNGALALVADKGLDEVTRPDIVIVPGGPHPEREMANPVVMDWLRTVDATTTWTTSVCTGSLLLAAAGLLDGRKATSHWLYLEQLPEHGARPTGERVVFDGKYVTAAGVSSGIDMGLTLLGRIAGDDFARAVQLMTEYDPQPPYDAGSPQKAPAALVEMLRGNNLPA, encoded by the coding sequence ATGCAGATCGCCGTACTTCTCTACGACCACTTCACCGCCCTCGACGCCATCGGCCCCTTCGACACCCTCGGCCGGCTGACCGACGCCGAGGTCGTCTTCGTCTCCGAGCGGCCCGGGCCGGTGCGCACCGACAACGGGGCGCTGGCGCTCGTCGCCGACAAGGGGCTCGACGAGGTCACGCGGCCCGACATCGTCATCGTGCCGGGCGGGCCGCATCCCGAGCGGGAGATGGCCAATCCCGTGGTCATGGACTGGCTGCGCACGGTCGACGCCACCACCACCTGGACCACTTCCGTGTGCACCGGATCCCTGTTGCTGGCCGCCGCCGGGCTGCTCGACGGCCGGAAGGCCACCAGCCACTGGCTGTACCTGGAACAGCTGCCCGAGCACGGGGCCCGGCCCACCGGAGAGCGCGTGGTGTTCGACGGGAAGTACGTCACCGCCGCGGGGGTGTCCTCCGGGATCGACATGGGGCTCACCCTGCTCGGCCGGATCGCCGGCGACGACTTCGCCAGGGCGGTGCAGCTGATGACCGAGTACGATCCCCAGCCGCCCTACGACGCGGGCTCGCCCCAGAAGGCCCCGGCCGCCCTCGTCGAGATGCTGCGGGGGAACAACCTGCCCGCCTGA
- a CDS encoding GlxA family transcriptional regulator — protein sequence MGSSPRNVLVLLYDGVQSLDVTGPVEVFAALAHFPGRAGYAIRTVSPGGEHVRTGSGLTLLPDGELEGARPGPGTTVLVPGGRFTADFEPRLTDWLRTHGGGAERLVSVCTGGLLLAEAGLLDGRRATTHWNACERMAQDYPAVAVEPDPIYVRDGPVATSAGVTAGIDLALALVEEDHGQDVALTIARHLVVFLRRPGNQAQFSAQLAAQTARRDPLRDVQQWITEHPGEELGVEHLAARARLSPRHFARAFRAETGVTPGRYVERVRVDHARRLLEESGEGIAQIARACGYGNPEALRRAFVRTLGQPPAEYRRRFGTSRS from the coding sequence ATGGGGTCATCGCCGCGCAACGTACTCGTCCTCCTCTACGACGGGGTCCAGAGCCTGGACGTGACCGGCCCGGTGGAGGTGTTCGCCGCGCTCGCCCACTTTCCCGGGCGGGCAGGCTACGCGATCCGGACGGTGTCGCCGGGAGGGGAGCACGTCCGTACCGGCAGCGGGCTGACGCTGCTGCCGGACGGGGAGCTGGAGGGCGCCCGGCCGGGGCCCGGGACCACGGTGCTCGTGCCCGGGGGACGCTTCACCGCGGACTTCGAGCCCAGGCTCACCGACTGGCTCCGTACCCACGGGGGTGGCGCGGAGCGGCTGGTCTCCGTGTGCACGGGAGGACTGCTCCTGGCCGAGGCGGGGCTGCTGGACGGGCGGCGGGCGACGACGCACTGGAACGCCTGCGAGCGGATGGCGCAGGACTACCCGGCCGTCGCCGTCGAGCCGGACCCGATCTACGTACGGGACGGGCCGGTGGCCACCTCGGCCGGGGTGACGGCGGGCATCGACCTCGCGCTGGCGCTGGTGGAGGAGGACCACGGGCAGGACGTCGCCCTGACGATCGCCCGGCACCTGGTGGTCTTCCTGCGCAGGCCCGGAAACCAGGCGCAGTTCAGCGCCCAGCTCGCGGCCCAGACGGCCCGGCGGGACCCGCTGCGGGACGTGCAGCAGTGGATCACCGAGCACCCGGGGGAGGAGCTGGGCGTCGAGCACCTCGCCGCCCGTGCCCGGCTGTCGCCGAGGCACTTCGCCCGGGCCTTCCGGGCGGAGACCGGGGTCACGCCCGGAAGGTACGTCGAACGGGTGCGGGTGGACCACGCCCGGCGGCTGCTGGAGGAGAGCGGGGAAGGGATCGCACAGATCGCCCGGGCCTGCGGGTACGGGAACCCGGAGGCGCTGCGCCGGGCCTTCGTGCGCACCCTCGGCCAGCCGCCCGCCGAGTACCGGCGCCGTTTCGGCACGTCCCGCTCCTGA
- a CDS encoding ABC-F family ATP-binding cassette domain-containing protein yields the protein MTATLVAKKLTAAHGERTLFADLDLVVAPGDVIGLVGVNGAGKSTLLRLLAGLDTPETGELRLSPPTAAVGHLPQEPERRPEESVREFLARRTGVAAAQAELDAATQGLVDGTPGADDAYATALDRWLDLGGADLDERAEEVADDLGLAVGLDLPMTALSGGQAARAGLASLLLSRYDVFLLDEPTNDLDLDGLERLERFVKGLRAGTVVISHDREFLTRTVTKVLELDLAQQQINLYGGGYDSYLEERARARSHAREEFEEYADKRAALEGRAQMQRNWMDKGVRNARRKATDNDKIGKNLRGESSEKQAAKARQTQRAIERLEVVDEPRKEWELRMEIAAAPRSGSVVATLREAAVKRGDFSFGPASLQIDWADRVAITGANGAGKSTLLAVLLGRLAPDSGSATLGSGVLVGEVDQARGLFLGDEPLLEAFCAAVPDTEPAEVRTLLAKFGLRAAHVLRPAATLSPGERTRAALALLQGRGVNLLVLDEPTNHLDLPAIEQLEAALESYEGTLLLVTHDRRMLDAVQVTRRLQVSDGKVTEL from the coding sequence ATGACTGCAACCCTCGTCGCCAAGAAGCTCACCGCCGCTCATGGTGAGCGCACGCTGTTCGCCGATCTCGACCTCGTCGTCGCGCCCGGCGACGTCATCGGCCTCGTCGGCGTGAACGGCGCCGGGAAGTCGACCCTGCTGCGCCTGCTCGCCGGGCTGGACACCCCCGAGACCGGGGAGCTGCGGCTCTCGCCGCCCACCGCCGCCGTCGGCCACCTCCCGCAGGAGCCGGAGCGCCGGCCCGAGGAGTCGGTCCGGGAGTTCCTGGCCCGGCGCACCGGCGTGGCCGCCGCCCAGGCGGAGCTCGACGCGGCGACGCAGGGCCTGGTGGACGGGACGCCGGGCGCGGACGACGCGTACGCGACCGCGCTCGACCGGTGGCTGGACCTCGGCGGCGCCGACCTCGACGAGCGCGCCGAGGAGGTCGCCGACGACCTGGGCCTGGCGGTGGGCCTCGACCTGCCGATGACGGCGCTGTCCGGCGGCCAGGCGGCCCGTGCGGGCCTGGCCTCGCTCCTCCTCTCCCGCTACGACGTCTTCCTGCTCGACGAGCCCACCAACGACCTGGACCTGGACGGTCTGGAACGGCTGGAGCGGTTCGTCAAGGGGCTGCGCGCCGGAACCGTCGTGATCAGCCACGACCGCGAGTTCCTGACGCGGACCGTCACCAAGGTGCTCGAACTCGACCTGGCGCAGCAGCAGATCAACCTCTACGGCGGCGGCTACGACTCCTACCTGGAGGAGCGCGCACGGGCCCGCAGCCATGCGCGCGAGGAGTTCGAGGAGTACGCGGACAAGAGGGCCGCGCTCGAGGGCCGGGCCCAGATGCAGCGCAACTGGATGGACAAGGGCGTGCGCAACGCCCGCCGCAAGGCCACCGACAACGACAAGATCGGCAAGAACCTGCGCGGCGAGTCCAGCGAGAAGCAGGCCGCCAAGGCCCGCCAGACGCAGCGCGCGATCGAACGGCTGGAGGTCGTCGACGAGCCCCGCAAGGAGTGGGAGCTGCGCATGGAGATCGCGGCGGCCCCGCGCTCGGGCTCCGTGGTGGCGACCCTGCGCGAGGCGGCCGTCAAGCGCGGGGACTTCTCCTTCGGCCCGGCCAGCCTGCAGATCGACTGGGCGGACCGGGTGGCGATCACCGGGGCCAACGGCGCCGGCAAGTCCACCCTCCTCGCCGTGCTCCTGGGGCGGCTGGCCCCGGACTCCGGCTCCGCGACCCTCGGCTCCGGCGTTCTGGTCGGCGAGGTCGACCAGGCCCGCGGCCTGTTCCTGGGGGACGAACCGCTGCTGGAGGCGTTCTGCGCGGCCGTTCCCGACACCGAGCCCGCCGAAGTGCGCACCCTGCTGGCGAAGTTCGGCCTCAGGGCGGCCCACGTCCTGCGCCCGGCGGCGACCCTCTCCCCCGGTGAGCGCACCCGTGCCGCGCTCGCGCTGCTCCAGGGCCGCGGGGTCAACCTGCTGGTCCTGGACGAGCCGACCAACCACCTCGACCTGCCGGCGATCGAGCAGTTGGAGGCCGCCCTGGAGTCCTACGAGGGCACCCTCCTGCTGGTCACGCACGACCGCCGGATGCTCGACGCGGTCCAGGTGACCCGCCGCCTGCAGGTCTCGGACGGCAAGGTCACCGAGCTCTAG
- a CDS encoding SDR family NAD(P)-dependent oxidoreductase, which yields MTTVLITGASTGLGAAFARGFAAKGCDLVLVARDKDRLDDVAGALAREYGTASEVLPADLLDAGGLAVVTERLAARARPVDILVNNAGFGLPAPFPYNPVEDEERMLDLLVKVPLRLTHAALPGLRERRRGAVVNVSSVAGLLPTGTYGAAKAWVTAFSESLRVDMEPYNVRVLAVVPGFTRTEFQERAGMDVSALRDAVWLEPEAVVEQALKDLALRRPVSITGRRYQAYALAARHLPRAFVARKMARKRRPPADPDA from the coding sequence GTGACCACCGTACTGATCACCGGAGCCAGCACCGGACTGGGCGCCGCCTTCGCCCGAGGATTCGCCGCCAAGGGCTGCGACCTGGTCCTCGTCGCCCGCGACAAGGACCGGCTCGACGACGTCGCAGGGGCGCTGGCCCGCGAGTACGGCACCGCCTCCGAGGTGCTGCCCGCCGACCTGCTGGACGCGGGCGGCCTCGCGGTGGTCACCGAGCGGCTCGCCGCCCGCGCCCGGCCCGTGGACATCCTGGTCAACAACGCGGGCTTCGGGCTCCCCGCACCCTTCCCGTACAACCCGGTCGAGGACGAGGAGCGGATGCTCGACCTCCTGGTGAAGGTCCCGCTGCGGCTCACCCACGCCGCGCTGCCCGGCCTGCGCGAGCGCCGCCGCGGAGCCGTCGTCAACGTCTCCTCGGTGGCCGGACTGCTGCCCACGGGTACCTACGGGGCCGCCAAGGCCTGGGTCACCGCGTTCAGCGAATCCCTCCGGGTGGACATGGAGCCGTACAACGTACGGGTGCTGGCCGTCGTCCCCGGCTTCACCCGCACCGAGTTCCAGGAACGCGCCGGGATGGACGTCAGCGCGCTGCGCGACGCGGTCTGGCTGGAGCCGGAAGCCGTCGTCGAGCAGGCGCTCAAAGACCTGGCCCTGCGCCGCCCGGTCAGCATCACCGGCCGCCGCTACCAGGCCTACGCCCTCGCCGCCCGCCACCTCCCGCGCGCCTTCGTCGCCCGGAAGATGGCCCGCAAGCGCCGGCCGCCGGCCGACCCGGACGCATGA
- a CDS encoding MAB_1171c family putative transporter produces MAADLTDFGNWLAVPSVVCLWLAVLLRAPGALRSPQQRGLWLAVATAAAAMTLNLPDVVTYAMTRGAAYAHTIGLVRNLIGVLSAGAVLYFVAATTRGRRLQLASCAATAAWLSALVALDAAAAGHGTHAMPPVGDPVPSLAYWLVLISAHVVANTVCVSLCWRYSRRTESRGLAAGLRLFGLGTALAGLFWLAYLLKALFASTWAMPALPLLMNLHGLLRAAAILVPTLFTLRRTCADIATAWRLWPLWRDLVEAVPHVALNEPRSGRVMELLWPPVPRNLLVYRKVIETRDAILILGEYVRPGAMEQARSHVAGHGIPEQRRTAAALARVLKDARRAKLAGLPGQTGEAAGLELPEAIQSSNAGGDLADEARFLVDVAEAYTSPATTEEVKVP; encoded by the coding sequence ATGGCGGCTGACCTGACCGACTTCGGCAACTGGCTCGCCGTCCCGAGCGTGGTCTGCCTGTGGCTCGCCGTCCTGCTGCGCGCCCCGGGCGCCCTGCGCTCGCCCCAACAGCGCGGCCTGTGGCTGGCCGTCGCGACCGCCGCCGCCGCGATGACCCTGAACCTGCCGGACGTCGTCACCTACGCGATGACCCGAGGCGCCGCCTACGCCCACACCATCGGCCTCGTCCGCAACCTCATCGGAGTGCTGTCGGCGGGCGCCGTGCTCTACTTCGTCGCCGCCACCACCCGCGGCCGCCGCCTCCAGCTCGCCTCCTGCGCCGCCACCGCGGCCTGGCTGAGCGCACTCGTGGCCCTGGACGCCGCGGCAGCCGGCCACGGCACCCACGCCATGCCCCCGGTCGGCGACCCGGTGCCGTCCCTCGCGTACTGGCTCGTGCTGATCTCGGCCCACGTGGTCGCCAACACCGTCTGCGTGTCCCTGTGCTGGCGCTACAGCCGGCGCACCGAGAGCCGCGGACTGGCCGCCGGCCTGCGCCTCTTCGGCCTGGGCACCGCGCTCGCCGGACTGTTCTGGCTGGCCTACCTGCTCAAGGCCCTGTTCGCCAGCACCTGGGCGATGCCCGCCCTCCCGCTGCTGATGAACCTGCACGGCCTGCTGCGCGCCGCCGCGATCCTCGTTCCCACCCTGTTCACCCTCCGCCGCACCTGCGCCGACATCGCCACCGCCTGGCGGCTGTGGCCGCTGTGGCGCGACCTCGTCGAGGCGGTCCCGCACGTCGCCCTCAACGAGCCGCGCTCGGGCCGGGTGATGGAGCTGCTGTGGCCGCCGGTCCCGCGCAACCTGCTGGTCTACCGCAAGGTCATCGAGACGCGCGACGCCATCCTGATCCTGGGGGAGTACGTCCGCCCGGGCGCAATGGAGCAGGCCCGCAGCCATGTCGCCGGCCACGGGATCCCCGAGCAGCGGCGCACCGCGGCCGCGCTGGCCCGCGTACTGAAGGACGCGCGGCGGGCCAAGCTCGCCGGCCTGCCCGGGCAGACGGGTGAGGCGGCCGGGCTGGAACTGCCCGAGGCCATCCAGAGTTCGAACGCAGGCGGGGACCTGGCGGACGAGGCCCGGTTCCTCGTCGACGTCGCCGAGGCCTACACCTCGCCGGCCACCACCGAGGAAGTGAAAGTGCCGTGA
- a CDS encoding ImmA/IrrE family metallo-endopeptidase → MPHRQLSIRKRCENILGHLDLTHPFSLDVLCGRIAEQRGRPIRLHPLPKEAAESGVCGLWVGTASVDYVFYEAQTTPLHREHIVLHELGHILFGHNSLEGEETGGDAPVVLGRTNYTTRQEQEAEMLASMIRIRTANAGPRTPARDRGTLARLESAMGYERGTDGG, encoded by the coding sequence ATGCCCCACCGGCAACTCAGCATTCGCAAAAGGTGCGAGAACATTCTCGGCCATCTGGATCTGACCCACCCGTTCTCCCTCGACGTCCTGTGCGGGCGGATAGCCGAGCAGCGCGGCCGCCCCATCCGGCTCCACCCGCTCCCCAAGGAGGCGGCGGAATCCGGGGTCTGCGGCCTGTGGGTGGGCACCGCCAGCGTCGACTACGTCTTCTACGAGGCCCAGACCACCCCGCTGCACCGGGAGCACATCGTCCTCCACGAGCTCGGCCACATCCTCTTCGGGCACAACTCGCTGGAGGGCGAGGAGACCGGCGGCGACGCCCCCGTCGTCCTCGGCCGCACCAACTACACGACCCGCCAGGAGCAGGAGGCGGAGATGCTCGCGAGCATGATCCGCATCCGTACCGCGAACGCCGGCCCGCGCACCCCCGCCCGGGACCGGGGCACCCTGGCCCGGCTGGAGTCCGCCATGGGGTACGAGCGGGGCACCGATGGCGGCTGA